CTTGGACCAGTGTTGGATCTGAACCAGCCGTGAAGTGGTCTAATTTTGCCTTCTGTATAGGTGAGATGCTAAGCAACACggttctctctgttttttttgttttaatctcTAGTCCTTCCCTCTTCTCAGCAATCAAAGACAATGAGAAAAATGAGATATCAAAAACTCAGAGACTCTAGCttaataagaaattatttgaatcaACATTCATCAGTCAAACTCTAACGTCGGAAAAGCAACAAAGTAATCAGGAAAGCATTACATAACTAATTTAGATCACTTCATTCATGAGAAAAGCTAAATTGTGTCAATAGtccataaatatattttaaattttacaaacaTAGTCAAGCATTTGAACTATTCAAGATAGAAGTGTTTCTTcttaataaatgaatttatgtATTAACCATTTATCTCTTCCATCACCATCTTTCGAGTAGGAATGTCAGAGTCCGAGGAATTTGCTTACGAACTCTTGAGGGCgctaagaagaagaaaagattggCAAATAGAAATCACCAAAAGTGAATTTCATAATCTCTGGTGCCGGTTGAGTCATTCGAGTGTTAATTCAAGAACAAGACTTCTATTTGACCTGTAAAAACTAATATCCCCTAATTCTCAATTCTTTGCCTTTTTATTTGGCAATAAATGTAAAACCAATTCCTCCTATTACTGATCACCTTTCCCGTTTGTGTAATTTCCTCCAGTTGTGATAGGAATATGGATGGAAGGGTAACTGAGAAAGATATCAAACAGGTCTCTCTGAACTTTTACAatatttctcttcttttcggGATGTCGGAAAGAATAaggttttatttgttttggtgttaacattataataaatttgggACTTTCAGATAATACTGTTAACTGCTAGTGCCAATAAGTTATCTGTGACCcatgaagaaggagaagattaTGCTGCTTTAGTCATGGAAGTACTAGATGAAGGAAAGCAGGGCTACATTGAGGTATTATTATATGTTTCGATATTGTTTTCCTTCAGATTTAAGATAAATTTCATCTTATTTAAACAACAGCAACTATGGATCCGCCGTTAAAGTATCTACATATCACGAGTCCTTTCACTAGTATTAATTATCAAGTAGCAGACATATTAGTTTTCTTCAAAATGAATCTAACATTTTGAGTAAAGTAACATTAATTGTGCACCTAATGGTTAGAGAAAAATTGAGAACATATCCAGTACTTTGGGATTACCAAACATGTATTACCTAATATCATTTCAAGAACAACTACATTGGTTTATTTTGGACTTTCAGTGAAACATTGAGTATCTCTAATATgctattgtctactttgggcATAAATGCTCatggttttacttttggtCTTACTCAAAATATATCATACCAATCACTTATATACTCCTAATCTTCCCCTCATCTAACCAATGTAAGGCTGTGGTCACAATTTTCTCCTAATCTAGCCCATAGGAGACTTTGACCATACTCCCAGCagttttttaatccaaaaagCAAATAAGAACAAACGAAGACACATACTAAGTTCATATAAGGTGGTCCTATCTACTCAATACTCTATCCTGCTGTTGTATCAAATGCATTGCCATCAAACAGATCAAACGAGTTCAAAGATGCCAAAAAGGGGCGGGGGGATTACCGTTTTGGTGATGGATATATTAAATGTCTCTGGGTACATTATGTTGATCACTGTATGGGTGAGAAAAATTGTGACGTAAATTCAACTCATTCTGTTCAGCCATGTGTAAGTGTATATACATGCATTGAATTCAACAATAGAGGTGAGAAAATATTCAGTGTATTACGAGTCATCTAAGGCTTTATAGTTAAACTAATATGCTTTATAGTCTTTGAGATTAGTAATATTCAGTGTATTACTAATCTTCTTTACACTAATCTGTTACGTAAATTGCAGCTACCTCAATTTGAGAAGCTCTTCAAGATAACCTCCCCTAACGCTATTTCCCCTCTAAACAAACGGTCATCAAATTCACTCAACGGGTATAGCCATGACCCATTTCAAGAGTCGATATGTGAGGCTGAAATGTTGCTCAGATCTCAATGGAGACGAGCATGGATGGTGGCTTTGTGGTTGGTCATATGCCTTGCATTGTTCTACTGGAAATTCATTCAATACTGCAGACGAATGGAGTTTGAAGTCATGGGTTATTGCCTCTCGATTGCCAAGGGAGCAGCAGAGACTTTGAAATTTAACATGGCTCTAATCTTGCTCCCTGTTTGCCGAAGCACAATTACACGGCTTCGTAGAAATTTGTCTCTGAACTCGGTCATTCCTTTCAACGACAATTTAAATTTCCACAAGGTAAACGAAGCTTCGGTATTTTATATTTGGGTTGCATAACAAAAACAAGTCTGTAATTTGGCAACTCCTATGTATGTACTTGGTTAAATTTTCATTGGTTTGTCCACAAACTACACTAATGCATATGTTTTTCCAACCTAGTTAGTTGCAGGAGGCATTGCAGTCGGAGTTATCCTACATGGAGGAACCCATCTTGTTTGTGATTTTCCAAGAATTAGTAACTGTGACAAGACAATTTTTCAGCGAACTATTGCTTCTCGGTTCAACTACCATCAGCCATCTTACCTTGAAATCTTGTCCACAACTGAGACGCTAACAGGCATTATTATGGTCACATTGATGGCAATTGCATTTTTGCTGGCTACAAAGTGGCCGCGCCGCAAATCAGCCTCACTTCCAAGGTCTATCCAACATGTCACAGGATATAATACATTTTGGTATTCCCACCATTTGTTCGTATTTGTATATGCATTACTCATAGTTCACTCCATATTCCTATTCCTAACCGACAAAGCAACTGAAAAAACGGTAAGCCACTTTTCTCAGCTTAAATTTCGTAAGTGCATCATAGATTCTCTTCGAAGTATTCTCTAGATGCTCAAATTTTAAAGCTGATTCTGATCTGTTCAacctttttccctcttttttttgtttttgtgaagACTTGGATGTATATAGCAATTCCAGTTCTATTATATACAGGAGAGAGGATTTATAGAGCGATTAGATCATGTTTGTACGAAGTGAAAGTTTTGAAGGTATTCCTATTTTACCTTCCGATTTAAACGAGATGAGGACAGCAACCTCTAATATGAGTATTTAACAACATTTGtatgtttattttgtattatataaaGGCAAGGACTTATTCAGGAAAAGTTTTATTTCTCAAGTTGAGCAAACCAGAGAGATTCAAGTATCGAAGTGGGATGTACGTATTAATCCAATGCCCTCAAATCTCCCCATTTGAATGGTAATACATCCTAATAAGTTTCAGTCTTCTAAGTTCTAATAGCTATTCTCATTAATTCTTTACTTACTAAAAtgtatcttcattttttaggcACCCGTTTTCATTAACTTCTGCCCCACAAGATACCCACCTGAGCATGCATATCAGAAATCTGGGAGATTGGAGTTATGAGCTATACAGCCTGTTTCATGAGGTAATGAGTGAAGGGTGATTGGTGGGAAAgataaaattttacaattcTCTAAAAGAATCATATATCTTTCATTATTGTTTAGTTCTTATAAGTAATTAGTGTAATTTTTCATGAGAACTTAAATCATGAAGGAAATAAGAGAGAGTTCTATGATAAGTACTAGATACATTCTCTAGGACTAGGTTGAGCATTCTAACTTAAAGCTGACACTCTACCTAGAGGTAAAATGGAAGGATAATCAAGTCAGTCTCAATCATACAAATTTATGACTTCTAGGGAACTTCTGCTTCAAAGGAGTACCCGAAAATATTCATTGATGGACCCTATGGTGCTGCTTCTCAAGACCATGTCAAGTACAACCATGTGGTGCTAATTGGCCTGGGTATTGGAGCCACACCCTTCATGAGCATCCTAAAAGATGTTCTAAACAGGTTAACTGGGAAATGTGATGGCCATGTAAGACTCCTTTTTCCCTTGATTTTATTGCCTCAGTTTCCTTCCATTACTTACCATCAACAAAGCTTGACTTTGGTTAAAAATTGAGTAGACTGACAATGGAAAAGGCAGCCCAAGTAAATCCAAAACCTACCTTTACTGGGTTACGAGAGAGCAAAGTTCCTTTGATTGGTTTAAAGACTTCATGAACGATTTAACACACTCAGACCAAACTCAGGTAAAAACAACGTAACTCAATACTTTAGTTCTGCAAATATGCTTTGAGATATACTGGCTGacatttgtatttttaaaaccattCTTATGTTACAATGCTCTTAGTTAGCTGTGGAGATGCACAATTTCCTCACTAGTGTACATCATGAAGATGATGTAAGGTCTGTTTTGATCAGAGCAATTCAAGCCCTACATTATACTCGAAGGGGCATCGACATTGTCTCCAAGACTCCTGTAAGTTTCCATATACACGGCCTGAACCTAAGAGAAAGATAAACCATCGGCCACCTTACCTTGTCTAAAAATTGAATGAGGAATCTGTAAGTCCCATaatttcttgttaaaaaagaaagtaaccCACGTAGTGTAGGCTACGCCATTGAACTGAGTAacaagttttaaattaatcaaatccTATAAAATGCGTGTTCCTTTCTCCTAAAAGATGAAATGCTTTAAGAACATAGGTACACATAGCTATCAAGCTTTCCTAATCTCTTACTTCCTAGATTAGTTTATAATATGTATTACTTTGGGAAGTATGCTGCATTCTTGAGATCGCAAAGTTGGACTTAAGCCTTCGAAATTAGTTACTAAAGACCACTTCCATATCTATTTAATTGTGTCTTACCTTAAAACTACATTGAAAGGGTATTTATCTGCCTTAGTTTCTTATTtgcttaaaattttcataaaataatagataAGATATAGCAAAATAATTGTTAATTACTGCATACAAGCAATTTTAGATAAGAAAAACCTTCAAGAGAACAATGTTGTTTCTGTGTGATATTATCAATAAGTGTTTGCTGAAATGAGTTAacaattgattgaaatttcaaaatgaaatgatgacATGTTTATATCTCTTCAATTTTTAGGTAAGCACTCATTTTGGTCGCCCAAACTGGATAAACATCTTCTCGAATTTGGTTCAGAGGCACAGAGGAGAAAGAATTGGTAAGATCAAAGGAAAATTAGACTTTCCTTAATCCTTCAACTAAGACTTTGTTGACTGTGGCAACCCCCTCCCCCCTCCCACAACCAAAAAACTACTTACCGAGAAGGTGGTTTGGTTTTAAACAGGGGTTTTCTACTGTGGTCCATCGGCACTGGCGAGAGAACTCGAAGGGTTCTGCACCAAGTTCTCCACCAAAACTTCCACTAGATTTGTATTCCATAAGGAGAATTATtagatgaaaattatttttcaattatacaAATTTGCACCGCTTCCGCTAGCGGAGAGGGCACAACCGCCaaagaataaattatatcATTACAGTGTATTACTTCTCTCCACCCTCGTCCCTTTAAGTCACTAAAGCGGCTTAAATATGTCGTTTCACATGCACTAATGCATTAATAAGttgaaacaaatttcaagGCACAGAATAAACTGATAACAAATAGAAACCAAACCAAAGTTCCATGAATGGTAAATTGCTATCCCGAGTCAAAAGAAACGTACCGAATGGCACCATCCAGACAATGCGCTTGAATGTgcatcatttttttcttaaacacTGGATCTCGAAATTGTCAACCCGACGCGGCTTGTTCTAGATGCAATCTCTTCTGTCATAGACCAAAATACAACAAGAGAAATCACTAAGcggagaaaaacaaaagcataAAACAAGTAGAATCATACTCAACTCCACAGTTCATTTCTACAAATCAAAGAATTGAATCAAACCGATACAATTAATCAACAATACAGTCAGCTAAAACGGTCCAACGACTCTCCGTCCAATACTAAATCTCAATAGCTAATTAGGAAGACGATGGAGATACTAAACGCTTCGTGTAAAATTGAAACAGTTTAATTCATGCGACAGAGAAATAGAGATGTTACGTGTTGCTGCGAGGCGTTCAAACCATTCAGCCGCATCACAATTCGAGCAATTCAAATGCGGCAGCGACAGGATAGCACAGAGGAAACCGACGCCCAACTACCCACCCGCGCAATTTTCCTTTCACTGAAATGTCCCgccataaataaaaaagggtaaaTTATTGtgctttaaatattaaataaaacgtttattttcatccataaattatatattaaaataataaataaaactgaaatataatttgtggattaaattataaatactcGATATTCTGTTTCAATTTAACGAGAATAACTTACtagaaaaaatcaatatttgatGGGAAATTTAACTATtagtcaaataaataaataaataaataaataaatatatatatatatatatatataatttaactgAAATTTTAACTAAGCCCTAACTTTTCCTGTCCAGAAGCCCAATACAGGAGTAAATGCCCGCCATCTCCATCTGAGAGTGGAGACGGAGAACTTGGAGCAACTCTAGCTCGCTCTACGAATTTCGAATGGCGGCCCACTCCTCAACTTCCAATAACGACCGAGCTTTGAGAACTGCAACTTCTAATCAGTTCTTTGGTGagcatttttgtatttttttttttactttgttcTTGCTGGAATGCTAGCGGCTTAATCGTTTACTTTACTGGATTGAATTCACCAACAGAGTAGTAGGAACATGGAGAAATGTAGGAAATAagagtaaaaattattttcgaCTTCTTCGTCATGGAAAACTGTGAGTAAAATAATAGAGAATGAAGATTTGAGTGTTTGCTTCCCTAATGCTTCATGGATTTTGTCTAATAT
This sequence is a window from Cucurbita pepo subsp. pepo cultivar mu-cu-16 chromosome LG04, ASM280686v2, whole genome shotgun sequence. Protein-coding genes within it:
- the LOC111793272 gene encoding respiratory burst oxidase homolog protein A-like gives rise to the protein MEIHLERQTEQRLSLSAAFALSPSSSSSSSTSSSRTSSSFQNDTFSFSGQNEDRSWYAPRLRFIDFLCDNGSEWKLAEKRFDQLSWTSVGSEPAVKWSNFAFCIGMSESEEFAYELLRALRRRKDWQIEITKSEFHNLWCRLSHSSVNSRTRLLFDLCDRNMDGRVTEKDIKQIILLTASANKLSVTHEEGEDYAALVMEVLDEGKQGYIELPQFEKLFKITSPNAISPLNKRSSNSLNGYSHDPFQESICEAEMLLRSQWRRAWMVALWLVICLALFYWKFIQYCRRMEFEVMGYCLSIAKGAAETLKFNMALILLPVCRSTITRLRRNLSLNSVIPFNDNLNFHKLVAGGIAVGVILHGGTHLVCDFPRISNCDKTIFQRTIASRFNYHQPSYLEILSTTETLTGIIMVTLMAIAFLLATKWPRRKSASLPRSIQHVTGYNTFWYSHHLFVFVYALLIVHSIFLFLTDKATEKTTWMYIAIPVLLYTGERIYRAIRSCLYEVKVLKARTYSGKVLFLKLSKPERFKYRSGMYVLIQCPQISPFEWHPFSLTSAPQDTHLSMHIRNLGDWSYELYSLFHEGTSASKEYPKIFIDGPYGAASQDHVKYNHVVLIGLGIGATPFMSILKDVLNRLTGKCDGHTDNGKGSPSKSKTYLYWVTREQSSFDWFKDFMNDLTHSDQTQLAVEMHNFLTSVHHEDDVRSVLIRAIQALHYTRRGIDIVSKTPVSTHFGRPNWINIFSNLVQRHRGERIGVFYCGPSALARELEGFCTKFSTKTSTRFVFHKENY